One stretch of Flavobacterium sp. 9 DNA includes these proteins:
- a CDS encoding two-component regulator propeller domain-containing protein, with the protein MKYFILNFLLLFGFISVVQAQDNPIKFLDISDGLSNNSVTTIFQDSDGYLWFGTYDGLNRYDGYNFKVYRNRINDKNSLLFNTIYNIEGDSRNNIWVGGTNGICIYNKTNATFRPVEYVVSNKKPQYLKDIIHQTSAISSNMVLVASQNLGLLSFENGSLVGKHIPLKAKENKVNIDNYDAIAIQDDKKKAHSWVYVRNVGVCSFDYKTKKLNVVFPLSIEVKAMKRAFDGNLWLGTDEGLFLFNTQSGTLSENYFATKCSVTDILTDKKKDVWITTDGCGIYRVIGTNKKAIPSNTVKDNNLVKSNSVWSLYEDKTGNKWFGTLRGGISMLSNTPKYFKSIRYNANDPAENFILSFCEDEKNNLWVGTDGAGLKYWNRKNNTYINYSNKLSSSFITSIIRDNNNEIWLSTWAGGVNKINPKTNTVTHYSCYNPFTKQTEKNVWFVYKDSKNNIWASATNEGSLYLFNKTANNFELFDKSITNLQCLTQTSDGKLWGGNYTSLFSIEKATKKINKITIGNPVRCIYEDKDKNLWLGTQEGGLLLFDRKTNTFKRLTTDDGLPSNTILRLLEDKEGNLWMSTYNGICRFDKKQKTFRNFSVNDGLQSNQFSFNAGIKLSTGEFLFGGINGFNIFFPEAIKGYNQQNNLLLTDFYVNNQPIEENKTDLISEWDSNKVKVVNLPYDQTTLSLEFVALDYNNADKINYAYFLEGWDEQWNFVGQARKANYSRLPEGKYTFKVKTTNFKGGWNKEESLIIINVLPPWYRTWWAYALYLLAGIASIFAYLEYHKNKEKLKYKVKIAELESKKEKEIAEKQSSMFTYISHEFRTPLSLIINPLKKAVQKESVQNGSSGSDLAIAHRNARRLLSLVDQLLLFRKAENDADSLRLSTINVNNLCNEVYQCFVNQAKEKSIHYNFNIPDHEIEIIGDYEKIEISLFNLMSNAFKYTPIGGTINLNLNENDREVILEIADSGDGIEKKDIDVIFEKFKQINSKVSVGTGFGIGLYIVKYFVDKHKGSVSCTSEIGKGSIFKLTFLKGNSHFEDVEITTEIPQRSQLFNELIVDEIEENNSFSNTSVSENDFQRIMLTDKRTVLIIDDNAEIRAYLIKLFSENYVVYSAENGEEGLKLTKKHMPDLVISDITMEEMDGLELCRKIKENPALSHIPVILLTASKNPETHLQGISDGADDYITKPFDDDILVARVESLLRNRSNLRTYFLDSITLKENTQKVPIEYQEILKKCIDIVEANIHKRDFTIKNFALEMGMSHRTLYTKIKIISGQTLNAFIRSVRIRRAAMLMLTEDINITQASAEVGFEDPKYFRQQFVKLFGMTPSEYIKKYKSSFNADLNIIK; encoded by the coding sequence TTGAAGTATTTCATTCTAAATTTTCTACTATTATTTGGTTTTATATCCGTCGTTCAGGCACAGGATAATCCCATTAAGTTTCTGGATATATCAGATGGTTTATCGAACAATTCTGTAACAACAATATTTCAGGATAGTGACGGTTACTTATGGTTTGGAACTTATGATGGATTAAATCGTTATGACGGTTATAACTTTAAAGTATATCGCAATAGAATTAATGATAAAAATTCACTGTTATTCAATACGATTTATAATATCGAAGGCGATTCAAGAAATAATATTTGGGTTGGAGGAACGAATGGTATTTGTATTTATAATAAAACAAATGCAACATTTCGTCCCGTTGAGTATGTCGTTTCGAATAAGAAACCACAATATTTAAAAGATATTATTCATCAAACCAGCGCTATTTCTTCTAATATGGTTTTGGTGGCTTCACAAAATTTAGGTTTATTAAGTTTTGAAAACGGATCATTAGTAGGGAAACATATTCCGCTTAAAGCGAAAGAAAATAAAGTAAACATTGATAACTACGATGCGATAGCAATTCAGGACGACAAGAAAAAAGCCCATTCCTGGGTTTATGTCAGAAACGTTGGTGTTTGCAGTTTTGATTATAAAACAAAAAAGTTAAACGTTGTTTTTCCGCTTTCGATAGAAGTAAAAGCGATGAAACGCGCTTTTGACGGAAATCTTTGGTTGGGAACAGACGAAGGACTTTTTTTATTTAATACGCAATCAGGAACTCTTTCAGAGAATTATTTTGCAACTAAATGTAGTGTTACAGACATTCTTACAGATAAGAAAAAAGACGTTTGGATTACAACAGATGGCTGCGGAATTTACAGAGTTATTGGAACAAACAAAAAAGCAATTCCGTCAAATACGGTAAAAGACAATAATCTGGTCAAAAGTAATTCGGTTTGGAGTTTGTACGAAGACAAAACAGGAAACAAATGGTTTGGTACTTTACGTGGCGGAATTAGTATGTTGAGTAATACGCCCAAATATTTTAAGAGTATTCGCTACAACGCCAATGATCCTGCCGAAAATTTCATTTTATCTTTCTGCGAAGACGAAAAAAACAATCTTTGGGTTGGTACTGACGGCGCAGGATTGAAATATTGGAATAGAAAAAATAACACTTATATCAATTACAGTAATAAGCTTTCGAGTAGTTTTATTACAAGTATAATTAGAGACAATAATAACGAAATCTGGTTATCGACCTGGGCTGGCGGAGTAAATAAAATAAATCCAAAGACGAATACTGTTACGCATTATTCTTGTTACAATCCGTTTACAAAACAAACTGAAAAGAACGTTTGGTTTGTTTACAAAGATTCCAAAAACAATATTTGGGCAAGCGCCACAAATGAAGGCTCTTTATATCTGTTTAATAAAACGGCTAATAATTTTGAACTTTTTGATAAATCTATCACAAATTTGCAATGTCTGACTCAAACCAGTGATGGTAAACTTTGGGGCGGAAATTATACTTCATTATTTTCTATTGAAAAAGCAACAAAAAAGATCAATAAAATAACCATTGGAAATCCTGTAAGATGTATTTACGAAGACAAAGACAAAAATCTCTGGTTGGGAACTCAGGAAGGTGGTTTGTTGTTATTTGACCGAAAAACGAATACTTTCAAAAGATTAACTACAGATGATGGTTTGCCTTCGAACACGATTTTAAGATTGCTCGAAGATAAAGAAGGTAATCTCTGGATGAGCACTTATAATGGGATTTGCAGATTTGATAAAAAGCAAAAAACATTTAGGAATTTCTCTGTAAACGATGGACTTCAGAGCAATCAGTTTAGTTTTAATGCAGGAATTAAATTGTCTACCGGAGAGTTTTTATTTGGCGGAATTAATGGTTTTAATATCTTTTTTCCCGAAGCAATCAAAGGATACAATCAGCAGAATAATCTTTTGCTGACGGATTTTTACGTAAACAATCAACCAATTGAAGAAAACAAAACAGATTTGATTTCAGAATGGGATTCCAATAAAGTCAAAGTAGTCAATTTGCCTTATGATCAAACCACATTATCGCTGGAGTTTGTTGCGCTCGACTATAATAATGCCGATAAAATAAATTATGCTTATTTCCTTGAAGGCTGGGACGAACAATGGAATTTTGTAGGTCAGGCCCGAAAAGCAAATTATTCGAGATTACCCGAAGGAAAATATACTTTTAAAGTAAAAACAACCAATTTTAAAGGCGGTTGGAACAAAGAAGAAAGTTTGATTATCATAAACGTTTTGCCGCCTTGGTACAGAACGTGGTGGGCTTATGCTTTATATTTATTAGCCGGTATTGCTAGTATTTTTGCTTATTTGGAATATCATAAAAATAAAGAAAAACTAAAATACAAGGTTAAAATAGCCGAACTGGAAAGCAAGAAAGAAAAAGAAATTGCTGAAAAACAATCGTCGATGTTTACTTATATCTCGCATGAATTTCGCACGCCACTTTCCCTGATTATAAATCCATTGAAAAAAGCGGTTCAGAAAGAAAGTGTCCAAAATGGATCTTCGGGGAGTGATTTGGCAATTGCGCATCGAAATGCACGCCGACTTTTGAGTCTTGTAGATCAGTTATTGCTTTTTAGAAAAGCCGAAAATGATGCTGATTCACTAAGATTATCCACAATCAATGTCAATAATTTATGCAACGAAGTCTATCAGTGTTTTGTCAATCAGGCAAAAGAAAAAAGTATTCATTACAATTTTAATATTCCTGATCATGAAATTGAAATTATAGGCGATTATGAAAAAATTGAAATTTCGTTATTCAATTTAATGTCGAATGCATTTAAGTATACACCAATTGGCGGAACGATTAATCTTAATCTCAATGAGAATGATCGTGAAGTAATTCTTGAAATTGCAGATAGTGGCGACGGAATTGAAAAAAAAGATATTGATGTTATTTTCGAAAAATTCAAACAAATCAATTCAAAAGTTTCAGTAGGAACCGGTTTTGGAATTGGACTTTATATCGTAAAATATTTTGTAGACAAACACAAAGGTTCCGTAAGCTGTACAAGCGAAATAGGAAAGGGAAGTATTTTTAAACTAACGTTTCTAAAAGGAAACAGTCATTTTGAAGACGTAGAAATTACAACCGAAATTCCGCAAAGAAGTCAATTGTTTAATGAATTGATTGTGGATGAAATCGAAGAGAATAATTCATTTTCTAATACTTCGGTTTCAGAAAATGATTTCCAAAGAATAATGCTTACAGACAAACGCACTGTTTTAATAATTGATGATAATGCTGAAATAAGAGCATATCTCATCAAATTATTTTCTGAAAACTATGTAGTTTATAGTGCCGAAAATGGAGAAGAAGGTTTGAAGCTGACCAAAAAACACATGCCGGATTTAGTAATAAGTGATATTACGATGGAGGAAATGGACGGTCTCGAATTGTGCCGAAAAATAAAAGAGAATCCCGCTTTGTCTCATATTCCGGTAATTTTATTAACGGCATCAAAAAATCCGGAAACACATTTACAAGGAATCAGCGATGGAGCCGATGATTATATCACAAAACCATTTGATGATGATATACTCGTGGCGCGTGTAGAGTCGTTGCTAAGAAACCGCAGTAATCTTAGAACTTATTTCCTGGACAGTATCACGCTCAAAGAAAACACACAAAAGGTTCCGATAGAATATCAGGAAATCCTCAAGAAATGCATTGATATTGTAGAAGCGAACATTCACAAAAGAGATTTCACGATCAAAAATTTCGCACTCGAAATGGGAATGAGCCACAGAACACTTTACACAAAAATTAAAATCATTTCTGGACAAACCTTAAATGCCTTTATACGTTCTGTCCGGATTCGAAGAGCTGCGATGTTAATGCTAACCGAAGATATTAATATCACGCAGGCAAGTGCCGAAGTTGGTTTTGAAGACCCAAAATATTTCAGACAACAGTTTGTAAAATTATTTGGAATGACACCTTCAGAATACATTAAAAAATACAAAAGTTCATTCAACGCAGATTTGAATATTATTAAGTAA
- a CDS encoding histone H1 yields the protein MKDLLVKINAEIETFKAEAESLTEKGVKAAGPRARKSTLEIEKLLKEFRKVSIEESKK from the coding sequence ATGAAAGATCTATTAGTAAAAATCAACGCCGAAATCGAAACATTCAAAGCAGAAGCTGAATCTTTAACTGAAAAAGGTGTTAAAGCTGCTGGACCAAGAGCACGTAAATCAACTTTGGAAATTGAAAAACTTTTAAAAGAGTTTAGAAAAGTTTCTATCGAAGAATCAAAAAAATAA
- a CDS encoding sensor histidine kinase produces MNSATPQEKLKERVKELTCLYEISKIISQSNNIEKKVLKNLIFIIKKAWRFNDDAIVEIKIPDYFLSTSKIISETVYQVSYITIGNYNAGYIKVHYLKNKHTQNDFLADEQQLLDTISIEIGNYIEKSQNLEREKQLKKTAERMDRLSILGEMTAGIAHELNTPLGNILGFAELIKSNNTNPEIESDISIIINSVMHSREIVKKLMFFSCEMPQQLIVKEIKPIVTFALSFLNQNFQKKQIKTELVFKNDAIRAKVDSVQITQVLFNLLINAVYASPANSIIRIIVDSDPENLFITIEDQGTGIPESIKEKIFEPFFSTKPSIDGTGLGLSVVHGIIKNHNGEITVKDNCPSGSIFIIKLPIN; encoded by the coding sequence ATGAATTCTGCCACACCACAAGAAAAACTCAAAGAAAGGGTCAAGGAATTGACTTGTCTATATGAGATTTCAAAAATAATATCACAGTCAAATAACATCGAAAAAAAGGTATTAAAAAACCTTATTTTCATCATAAAAAAAGCATGGAGATTTAATGACGATGCTATTGTCGAAATCAAGATTCCAGACTACTTTTTATCAACATCAAAAATTATTTCAGAAACGGTTTATCAAGTGAGTTATATAACGATTGGTAATTATAATGCCGGTTATATTAAAGTTCATTATTTAAAGAATAAACATACTCAAAATGATTTTCTGGCAGATGAACAACAGCTTCTGGACACAATTTCGATAGAAATTGGCAATTATATCGAAAAATCCCAAAACTTAGAAAGAGAGAAGCAACTTAAGAAAACTGCCGAAAGAATGGACCGATTGTCTATTCTTGGCGAAATGACGGCAGGAATCGCTCATGAACTTAATACACCTTTGGGCAACATATTGGGCTTTGCTGAATTAATTAAGAGTAACAATACAAATCCCGAAATTGAATCTGATATTTCTATCATCATAAACTCAGTGATGCATTCTCGTGAGATTGTAAAAAAACTTATGTTTTTTTCCTGCGAAATGCCACAACAACTAATTGTAAAAGAAATTAAACCAATTGTAACTTTTGCTTTGTCATTTTTAAATCAAAATTTTCAAAAAAAACAAATCAAAACTGAATTGGTATTTAAAAACGATGCTATTCGTGCCAAAGTTGATTCGGTACAAATAACACAAGTCCTATTTAACTTACTCATAAACGCCGTTTATGCTTCTCCAGCCAATAGTATTATCAGAATTATAGTTGATAGTGATCCCGAAAATTTATTTATAACAATTGAAGATCAGGGAACCGGAATACCGGAAAGCATTAAAGAAAAAATATTTGAACCTTTCTTTTCGACTAAACCCTCAATTGATGGCACTGGCCTTGGACTTAGTGTCGTACACGGAATTATAAAGAATCATAATGGCGAGATAACTGTAAAAGACAACTGTCCGTCCGGATCAATTTTCATAATAAAATTACCTATAAACTAA
- a CDS encoding sigma-54 dependent transcriptional regulator → MSLRKENILIVDDNYDMLDVLQRNLKTFNYRTYKASSVAEALDVLKYNTIDLLITDLNMPEINGIELLKYAEEHFPTMPKLVITGLPSINNAITAIKSGALDYLPKPFTSEELYNAIENSIIKTINNAKKGPYEGSTLSDKSFYAGIVGHSNQFKDLIEVIKRVQNNKVNVLIEGESGTGKELIAKAIHYEGALANMPFVSMNCGAIPESLMESELFGYTKGAFTGASESRIGLFQAASGGTIFLDEIGTASMAVQTRLLRVLQEKEITKVGSRNPEKLNVRIISATNNDLYKMVQEGTFREDLYYRINVVNIKTTPLRERKEDIIPLANSFISKYAIEYNKPAILMNEKVNEILLRYSWPGNIRELENIIQRMIIMSDEVIDIQQVPEHLKYAIPEKSVLFKSLKEYEKEQILKVLMAVGNNKTKAANILKIDRKTLSQKIT, encoded by the coding sequence ATGAGTTTAAGAAAAGAGAATATACTGATTGTAGATGATAATTATGATATGCTTGATGTACTTCAACGAAATCTAAAAACATTTAATTATCGCACTTATAAAGCTTCTTCTGTGGCCGAAGCTCTTGATGTTTTAAAATATAATACTATAGATCTACTGATTACGGATCTAAATATGCCGGAAATAAATGGTATCGAATTATTAAAATATGCTGAGGAACATTTCCCCACAATGCCCAAATTGGTCATAACAGGTTTACCATCTATCAATAATGCAATTACAGCCATAAAATCCGGAGCATTAGATTATCTCCCTAAACCATTTACAAGCGAAGAACTTTATAATGCTATTGAAAATTCTATTATAAAAACAATAAATAATGCAAAAAAAGGTCCGTATGAGGGTTCTACACTTTCAGACAAAAGCTTTTATGCGGGTATAGTTGGCCACTCTAATCAGTTTAAGGATTTAATTGAAGTCATAAAACGCGTACAGAATAATAAAGTAAATGTTTTGATTGAGGGCGAAAGTGGAACTGGTAAAGAACTAATTGCCAAAGCAATTCACTATGAAGGTGCGTTGGCAAATATGCCTTTCGTTTCTATGAATTGCGGAGCCATTCCGGAATCTTTAATGGAATCTGAACTTTTTGGATATACTAAAGGGGCTTTTACCGGTGCATCTGAATCCAGAATTGGTCTTTTTCAGGCGGCTTCAGGAGGAACTATTTTTCTGGATGAGATTGGTACGGCTTCGATGGCAGTACAAACAAGGCTTTTAAGGGTCTTGCAAGAAAAAGAAATTACTAAAGTAGGTTCCAGAAATCCCGAAAAACTAAATGTACGAATCATAAGTGCTACCAACAACGATTTGTACAAAATGGTTCAGGAAGGTACTTTTAGAGAAGATTTATATTATAGAATTAATGTTGTCAATATAAAAACAACACCGTTAAGAGAGCGAAAAGAAGACATCATACCGCTCGCTAATAGTTTCATTTCAAAATATGCAATTGAATATAATAAACCTGCAATTTTGATGAATGAGAAAGTCAATGAAATTTTATTGCGCTATTCCTGGCCCGGTAATATCAGAGAACTCGAAAACATCATTCAGCGCATGATTATTATGAGTGATGAAGTTATAGATATCCAGCAAGTTCCGGAACATCTAAAATACGCTATACCAGAAAAATCAGTACTTTTTAAATCTTTAAAAGAGTACGAAAAAGAACAGATCTTAAAAGTACTTATGGCCGTAGGAAATAATAAAACTAAGGCAGCCAATATTCTAAAAATTGATCGTAAAACTCTTAGTCAGAAAATAACCTAA
- a CDS encoding rhamnogalacturonan acetylesterase, with protein MKYYIIIFLLITTICFAQKTTLYTIGDSTMANKKDPDKNPEHGWAQVLQPFFKDNVIVENKAVNGRSTKSFINENRWDSIYKKLKRGDYVFIEFGHNDEKIEDSTRYTNPHTLYRYNLIRFVKESREKGAIPILFTSIARRNFNEKGVLVPTHGDYPLETRMVAQEYKVPFIDLEYYTEILEQSYGPEKSKQLHLHFKAGENAYYDKEKADDTHLSLLGAMSIAQIVVNQIKLLEDPSLGKLQKSIK; from the coding sequence ATGAAATACTATATAATAATCTTTTTATTAATCACAACAATCTGTTTTGCTCAAAAAACTACCTTATATACTATAGGAGATTCTACAATGGCGAATAAAAAAGATCCTGACAAAAATCCGGAACATGGTTGGGCACAAGTATTACAGCCATTTTTTAAAGATAATGTGATAGTAGAAAATAAAGCAGTAAATGGTAGAAGTACAAAAAGCTTTATTAACGAAAACCGCTGGGATTCTATTTATAAGAAATTAAAAAGGGGGGATTATGTTTTTATTGAATTTGGGCATAATGATGAAAAAATAGAAGATTCAACCAGATATACAAATCCACATACTCTATATAGGTATAATTTAATTCGTTTTGTAAAAGAAAGTCGTGAGAAAGGTGCAATTCCAATATTATTCACATCTATTGCCAGACGAAATTTTAATGAAAAAGGTGTATTAGTGCCTACGCATGGAGATTACCCCTTAGAAACCCGAATGGTAGCACAAGAATATAAAGTACCTTTTATTGATTTAGAATATTATACTGAAATATTGGAACAATCTTACGGACCGGAAAAATCAAAACAGTTGCATTTGCATTTTAAAGCTGGTGAAAATGCGTATTATGATAAGGAGAAGGCTGATGATACACATCTGTCTTTATTGGGAGCAATGTCTATTGCACAAATTGTAGTAAATCAGATTAAATTATTAGAAGATCCATCTTTGGGAAAACTCCAAAAAAGTATTAAGTAA
- a CDS encoding glycoside hydrolase family 28 protein: MNIKYLLFLFISCISFAQNGEFPSAKVDSIVNRIQLPVIPSNQINVLKLGAKGDSITNNKAFFDKAMALCKKNNGGTIIVPKGIYKINGPIHFVSNVNLRIEKGAKIKFSDNPKDYLPMVLTSWEGTMLYNYSPLIYAYGCSNIIISGEGIIDGEGGKNWKSFKAKEEVGKKLSREMNHNNIPLKDRKFGEGYFLRPQMIQFFNCKNILVENIKIENSPFWCLHLLKSQSITVRGVRYKSLNYNNDGIDPEYAKDVLIENVTFDNGDDNVAIKAGRDHEGRANSATPSEDIVIRNCNFKGLHGVVIGSEMSAGVQNIYVENCKTVGYLKRGIYLKTNADRGGFIKNIFVRNINLDTVEDCLYITANYHGEGSGFQSEISNIYFSNITCNKATQSGIVIQGFPDKKVRNITLNNIEIKWAKNAISSQNAENVILNEVFIGDKATVPSAAK; the protein is encoded by the coding sequence ATGAACATTAAATATCTCCTTTTTCTATTTATTTCTTGCATTTCATTTGCTCAGAATGGTGAATTTCCATCGGCTAAAGTAGATTCAATTGTCAATAGAATTCAGCTTCCGGTAATTCCGTCTAATCAAATTAATGTTTTAAAATTGGGAGCAAAAGGAGATTCTATTACCAACAATAAAGCTTTTTTTGATAAAGCAATGGCGCTGTGTAAAAAGAACAATGGCGGAACTATAATTGTTCCAAAAGGGATTTATAAAATCAATGGTCCAATTCATTTTGTAAGTAACGTCAATCTTAGAATTGAAAAAGGCGCAAAAATTAAGTTTAGCGATAATCCGAAAGATTATTTACCAATGGTTTTAACAAGTTGGGAAGGTACAATGCTTTATAACTATAGTCCATTAATTTATGCTTACGGATGTTCGAATATTATAATCTCAGGCGAAGGAATAATTGATGGAGAAGGAGGAAAGAACTGGAAAAGCTTTAAAGCAAAAGAAGAAGTTGGTAAAAAGCTGAGTAGAGAAATGAATCATAATAATATACCACTGAAAGACAGAAAGTTTGGTGAAGGTTATTTTTTGCGTCCACAAATGATTCAGTTTTTCAATTGTAAAAATATTTTAGTCGAAAATATTAAGATTGAAAACTCGCCTTTTTGGTGTTTACATTTATTAAAATCACAAAGTATTACCGTTCGTGGAGTACGTTATAAATCATTAAATTATAATAATGATGGTATTGATCCGGAGTATGCAAAAGATGTTTTAATTGAAAATGTAACCTTCGATAATGGAGATGATAATGTTGCAATAAAAGCCGGAAGAGATCATGAAGGAAGAGCAAATTCAGCAACACCGAGTGAGGATATTGTCATTAGAAATTGTAATTTCAAAGGACTTCATGGTGTCGTTATCGGAAGCGAAATGTCAGCAGGAGTTCAGAACATTTATGTTGAAAATTGTAAAACGGTTGGTTACTTAAAAAGAGGAATTTATTTAAAAACCAATGCTGACAGAGGTGGTTTTATTAAAAATATATTTGTTAGAAATATTAATCTGGATACTGTAGAAGACTGTTTGTATATCACGGCAAATTATCATGGTGAAGGAAGTGGGTTTCAATCGGAAATATCAAATATTTATTTTTCAAATATTACATGCAATAAAGCAACTCAATCAGGAATTGTAATTCAGGGATTTCCGGATAAAAAAGTTCGCAATATCACCTTAAATAATATAGAGATTAAATGGGCAAAAAATGCGATTTCAAGTCAAAATGCTGAAAACGTAATATTGAATGAAGTTTTTATTGGAGATAAAGCAACGGTTCCTTCGGCTGCGAAATAG
- the pelA gene encoding pectate lyase, whose product MIPLKKAIVFFLLIMSFESIAQNTFKNWPDIIRKNDAVWFASAEAKNIAENVLLYQRNIGGWPKNIQMQSVLSESEKQKLIALKSDLHEITTDNGATCQEMLFMSRMYAQVKDERYKESFLKGLNYLLEAQYKNGGWPQFYPLKKGYYTHITYNDDSMVNILNVLKQVSEETGFYSIKPSKEIVEKSKKAFDKGVDCILKTQYKQNGILTVWCAQHDEVTLAPANARAFELASLSGYESAKIVLLLMSIEKPSPEIITAIKSAQIWFEKTKITNLEEKRVLNDAGKIVDKKMIVTQNAAPIWARFMDLDTNEPFFCDRDGIKKKSLAEIGSERRNGYSWYTDAPKEVLKKYAAWAIKNGVKVSAIETSDKKKDNFFTIALDGSGDFTKIQDAINACPSFPYEKVTLYIKNGIYTEKVRIPEWNTHLVLIGESKEKTIIQFDDNFSKINSGRNSTFYTYTVLVEADDFSASNLTIKNTSGDNGQAIALSLTGNRAQISNCNILGNQDTLYLSGKEVKQYFAACYIEGTTDFIFGSATALFENCEIHSLKNSYITAASTPQDTVFGFVFKNCKLTASSSVDAVYLGRPWRIYAKTVYINCDMGKHIRPEGWENWSKPEAEKSAFYAEYNCKGEGFQPAKRVSWSHQLQQNEAEKYTIENILKDSISNWYSK is encoded by the coding sequence ATGATTCCATTAAAAAAAGCAATAGTATTCTTTTTGTTAATCATGAGTTTTGAGTCAATTGCTCAGAATACGTTTAAGAATTGGCCTGATATTATTCGAAAAAATGACGCGGTTTGGTTTGCTTCGGCAGAAGCCAAAAATATTGCTGAAAATGTTTTGCTCTATCAAAGAAATATTGGCGGATGGCCAAAAAATATTCAAATGCAAAGTGTGCTTAGTGAATCAGAAAAGCAAAAACTTATAGCACTAAAAAGTGACTTACACGAGATTACAACAGATAACGGCGCGACTTGTCAGGAAATGCTTTTCATGTCAAGAATGTATGCTCAGGTCAAAGATGAAAGGTATAAAGAATCGTTTTTAAAAGGGCTAAATTATTTATTAGAAGCTCAATATAAAAACGGTGGCTGGCCTCAGTTTTATCCTTTAAAAAAAGGGTATTACACACATATTACTTACAATGACGATTCGATGGTTAATATTCTGAATGTCTTAAAACAAGTGAGTGAAGAAACGGGTTTTTATAGTATAAAACCATCAAAAGAGATTGTTGAGAAAAGTAAAAAAGCATTTGATAAAGGCGTTGATTGTATCTTAAAAACACAGTACAAACAAAACGGAATATTGACGGTTTGGTGTGCACAACATGATGAGGTTACTTTGGCTCCGGCAAATGCAAGAGCTTTTGAACTGGCGTCGCTTAGTGGTTATGAATCGGCAAAAATTGTGTTGCTTTTAATGTCGATCGAAAAGCCTTCGCCGGAAATAATAACGGCGATTAAAAGTGCTCAGATTTGGTTCGAAAAAACTAAAATCACCAATCTTGAAGAGAAACGTGTTTTGAATGATGCCGGAAAAATTGTAGATAAGAAAATGATTGTTACTCAAAATGCAGCACCAATATGGGCGAGATTTATGGATCTTGATACAAACGAACCTTTCTTTTGTGATCGTGATGGAATTAAGAAAAAATCTCTTGCTGAAATTGGTTCAGAACGTCGAAATGGTTATTCGTGGTATACAGATGCACCAAAAGAAGTACTTAAAAAATATGCTGCCTGGGCAATCAAAAACGGAGTAAAAGTTTCGGCAATAGAAACTTCGGATAAAAAAAAAGATAATTTTTTTACGATCGCTTTAGATGGTTCAGGAGATTTTACAAAAATTCAGGATGCTATAAATGCCTGTCCGTCATTTCCATATGAAAAAGTAACGCTTTATATAAAAAACGGGATTTATACCGAAAAAGTTCGGATTCCGGAATGGAACACACATTTGGTTTTAATTGGAGAAAGCAAGGAGAAAACTATTATTCAGTTTGATGATAATTTTTCGAAAATCAATTCAGGACGAAATAGTACTTTTTATACCTATACAGTTTTGGTTGAAGCTGACGATTTTTCGGCCTCAAATTTAACGATTAAAAATACGTCTGGTGATAACGGGCAAGCGATCGCATTATCTTTGACAGGGAATCGTGCTCAGATTTCGAATTGTAATATTCTTGGAAATCAGGATACTTTATACTTGTCAGGAAAAGAGGTAAAACAATATTTTGCAGCATGTTATATCGAAGGAACAACTGATTTTATTTTTGGAAGTGCGACAGCTTTATTTGAAAATTGTGAAATTCATAGTCTTAAGAATTCCTATATCACGGCAGCTTCAACACCTCAGGATACTGTTTTTGGTTTTGTTTTTAAAAATTGTAAACTTACTGCAAGTTCGTCAGTAGATGCAGTTTATTTAGGAAGACCGTGGCGTATTTATGCTAAAACCGTTTATATCAATTGCGATATGGGGAAACATATCAGACCGGAAGGTTGGGAGAATTGGTCAAAACCTGAAGCCGAAAAAAGCGCTTTTTATGCAGAATATAATTGTAAAGGCGAAGGTTTTCAGCCAGCAAAAAGAGTTTCATGGTCACATCAGCTTCAACAAAATGAAGCGGAAAAATATACAATCGAAAACATATTGAAAGATTCGATTTCTAATTGGTATTCAAAATAA